In one Silene latifolia isolate original U9 population chromosome 10, ASM4854445v1, whole genome shotgun sequence genomic region, the following are encoded:
- the LOC141604875 gene encoding protein PSK SIMULATOR 1 isoform X2, producing MGGLCSRSATVDNVPSSTYPQINGHSNNHGSELFSEPQTLDIKGSAEPALPSEEVNVDKPVGQPFSFPELSGTPQETNVHLYGTALDDNYDGIPQLSRVLSQKSRSTRSKQVAVAKVSEVGTLLGKAGSAGFGKAVEVLDTLGSSMTSLHLSGGFVSGVTTKGNKISILAFEVANTIVKGANLMQSLSEENIKHLKEVVLRSDGVQNLISKDIDELHRIAAADKREELKVFSGEVVRFGNRCKDPQYHNLDRYFEKLASELSPQKHLKDEAEAIIQQLLALVQYTAELYHELHALDRFEQDYRRKLQEEDNPSTAQRGDSLAILRAELKSQRKHVKSLKKKSLWFRILEEVMEKLVDLVHFLHLEIFEAFGSTDVDKPVKSSSNNHTKLGQAGLALHYANIITQIDTLVSRSSSVPPNTRDALYQGLPPNVKSALRSKLLSFQLDEELTIPRIKAEMEKTLEWLVPIATNTTKAHHGFGWVGEWANTGKPAGQSDLLRIETLYHADKDKTESYILGLVVWLHHLISISRVTVCGTRSPIKSPIRSPNQKTIQLSPQKTTCSSPTLTIEDQQMLSDVPKRKLTPGISKSQEFNIAKNHRLSKHHRLSKSSSHSPTRDGKREIYPIRRPSSVPVIDFDIDRVKALDVIDRVDTIRSL from the exons ATGGGTGGACTTTGCTCTAGGAGTGCAACTGTTGATAATGTTCCTAGTAGTACTTATCCACAGATTAATGGGCATAGTAATAATCATGGTTCTGAATTGTTTTCGGAGCCTCAAACGTTAGATATTAAAGGGAGTGCTGAGCCGGCTCTTCCAAGTGAGGAAGTAAATGTGGATAAGCCTGTAGGGCAGCCCTTTTCTTTCCCGGAGTTAAGTGGGACTCCGCAAGAGACTAATGTACATTTGTATGGGACGGCTTTGGATGATAATTATGATGGTATTCCACAATTGTCGAGGGTTTTGTCGCAAAAATCTAGATCAACAAGGTCGAAGCAGGTTGCTGTTGCAAAG GTCTCTGAGGTTGGCACCCTTTTGGGTAAAGCTGGATCTGCTGGGTTTGGCAAGGCAGTTGAAGTCTTAGACACACTTGGTAGTAGCATGACAAGTTTGCACCTTAGTGGTGGTTTTGTCTCTGGTGTGACGACTAAAGGAAATAAAATATCCATATTGGCATTTGAGGTAGCCAACACTATTGTGAAGGGTGCGAATCTCATGCAGTCCCTTTCGGAGGAGAACATTAAACATCTCAAGGAGGTTGTGCTTCGGTCAGATGGCGTTCAAAACTTAATATCCAAAGATATAGATGAACTCCATAGGATTGCTGCAGCTGACAAGAG GGAAGAATTGAAGGTATTTTCCGGGGAGGTGGTCCGATTTGGAAATCGTTGTAAAGATCCTCAATATCATAATTTGGATCGCTATTTTGAAAA ATTGGCTTCAGAACTCAGTCCTCAAAAGCATTTGAAAGACGAAGCCGAGGCAATAATACAGCAACTTTTGGCATTGGTTCAGTACACTGCT GAGTTGTATCATGAGTTGCATGCTTTGGACAGATTCGAACAAGATTATCGGCGAAAGCTGCAAGAGGAAGACAACCCTAGCACAGCTCAAAGAG GAGACAGCTTGGCAATTTTGAGAGCGGAATTGAAGAGTCAAAGAAAACATGTCAAAAGTTTAAAAAAGAAGTCACTTTGGTTTAGAATATTGGAAGAG GTGATGGAGAAGCTTGTAGATTTAGTCCACTTCCTACATTTGGAGATTTTCGAGGCCTTTGGTAGTACCG ATGTCGATAAGCCTGTAAAGTCGTCTTCAAACAATCATACAAAGTTGGGTCAAGCTGGCTTGGCCTTGCATTATGCCAACATTATCACACAAATAGATACACTC GTATCCCGTTCAAGCTCCGTTCCACCAAACACTAGGGATGCTTTATATCAGGGGCTCCCGCCTAATGTCAAATCAGCTTTGAGATCTAAATTACTATCATTTCAGCTGGATGAGGAG CTTACTATCCCCCGAATCAAAGCCGAAATGGAGAAAACATTGGAGTGGCTTGTTCCTATTGCGACGAACACTACAAA AGCTCACCACGGATTTGGTTGGGTTGGCGAATGGGCGAATACAGG AAAACCGGCGGGCCAAAGTGACTTGCTTAGAATCGAGACTTTATATCACGCAGACAAAGATAAAACCGAGTCTTACATTCTTGGACTAGTAGTATGGCTTCACCATCTCATAAGCATTTCTCGAGTCACTGTATGTGGCACTCGATCTCCCATCAAGTCTCCAATACGGTCTCCCAACCAAAAGACCATCCAACTATCTCCCCAAAAAACCACCTGCTCGTCCCCGACCCTCACCATCGAAGACCAGCAAATGCTTAGTGACGTGCCTAAGAGAAAACTTACTCCTGGTATTAGCAAAAGCCAGGAATTCAACATCGCTAAAAACCACCGGTTAAGTAAGCACCATCGATTGAGCAAGAGCAGTAGTCATTCCCCGACTAGAGACGGTAAGAGAGAAATTTATCCCATAAGACGGCCTTCTTCGGTACCCGTCATTGACTTTGACATTGACCGGGTCAAAGCGTTGGATGTTATTGACCGAGTCGACACAATAAGGAGTTTGTAA
- the LOC141604875 gene encoding protein PSK SIMULATOR 1 isoform X1, translating to MGGLCSRSATVDNVPSSTYPQINGHSNNHGSELFSEPQTLDIKGSAEPALPSEEVNVDKPVGQPFSFPELSGTPQETNVHLYGTALDDNYDGIPQLSRVLSQKSRSTRSKQVAVAKVSEVGTLLGKAGSAGFGKAVEVLDTLGSSMTSLHLSGGFVSGVTTKGNKISILAFEVANTIVKGANLMQSLSEENIKHLKEVVLRSDGVQNLISKDIDELHRIAAADKREELKVFSGEVVRFGNRCKDPQYHNLDRYFEKLASELSPQKHLKDEAEAIIQQLLALVQYTAELYHELHALDRFEQDYRRKLQEEDNPSTAQRGDSLAILRAELKSQRKHVKSLKKKSLWFRILEEVMEKLVDLVHFLHLEIFEAFGSTDVDKPVKSSSNNHTKLGQAGLALHYANIITQIDTLVSRSSSVPPNTRDALYQGLPPNVKSALRSKLLSFQLDEELTIPRIKAEMEKTLEWLVPIATNTTKAHHGFGWVGEWANTGSDLNRKPAGQSDLLRIETLYHADKDKTESYILGLVVWLHHLISISRVTVCGTRSPIKSPIRSPNQKTIQLSPQKTTCSSPTLTIEDQQMLSDVPKRKLTPGISKSQEFNIAKNHRLSKHHRLSKSSSHSPTRDGKREIYPIRRPSSVPVIDFDIDRVKALDVIDRVDTIRSL from the exons ATGGGTGGACTTTGCTCTAGGAGTGCAACTGTTGATAATGTTCCTAGTAGTACTTATCCACAGATTAATGGGCATAGTAATAATCATGGTTCTGAATTGTTTTCGGAGCCTCAAACGTTAGATATTAAAGGGAGTGCTGAGCCGGCTCTTCCAAGTGAGGAAGTAAATGTGGATAAGCCTGTAGGGCAGCCCTTTTCTTTCCCGGAGTTAAGTGGGACTCCGCAAGAGACTAATGTACATTTGTATGGGACGGCTTTGGATGATAATTATGATGGTATTCCACAATTGTCGAGGGTTTTGTCGCAAAAATCTAGATCAACAAGGTCGAAGCAGGTTGCTGTTGCAAAG GTCTCTGAGGTTGGCACCCTTTTGGGTAAAGCTGGATCTGCTGGGTTTGGCAAGGCAGTTGAAGTCTTAGACACACTTGGTAGTAGCATGACAAGTTTGCACCTTAGTGGTGGTTTTGTCTCTGGTGTGACGACTAAAGGAAATAAAATATCCATATTGGCATTTGAGGTAGCCAACACTATTGTGAAGGGTGCGAATCTCATGCAGTCCCTTTCGGAGGAGAACATTAAACATCTCAAGGAGGTTGTGCTTCGGTCAGATGGCGTTCAAAACTTAATATCCAAAGATATAGATGAACTCCATAGGATTGCTGCAGCTGACAAGAG GGAAGAATTGAAGGTATTTTCCGGGGAGGTGGTCCGATTTGGAAATCGTTGTAAAGATCCTCAATATCATAATTTGGATCGCTATTTTGAAAA ATTGGCTTCAGAACTCAGTCCTCAAAAGCATTTGAAAGACGAAGCCGAGGCAATAATACAGCAACTTTTGGCATTGGTTCAGTACACTGCT GAGTTGTATCATGAGTTGCATGCTTTGGACAGATTCGAACAAGATTATCGGCGAAAGCTGCAAGAGGAAGACAACCCTAGCACAGCTCAAAGAG GAGACAGCTTGGCAATTTTGAGAGCGGAATTGAAGAGTCAAAGAAAACATGTCAAAAGTTTAAAAAAGAAGTCACTTTGGTTTAGAATATTGGAAGAG GTGATGGAGAAGCTTGTAGATTTAGTCCACTTCCTACATTTGGAGATTTTCGAGGCCTTTGGTAGTACCG ATGTCGATAAGCCTGTAAAGTCGTCTTCAAACAATCATACAAAGTTGGGTCAAGCTGGCTTGGCCTTGCATTATGCCAACATTATCACACAAATAGATACACTC GTATCCCGTTCAAGCTCCGTTCCACCAAACACTAGGGATGCTTTATATCAGGGGCTCCCGCCTAATGTCAAATCAGCTTTGAGATCTAAATTACTATCATTTCAGCTGGATGAGGAG CTTACTATCCCCCGAATCAAAGCCGAAATGGAGAAAACATTGGAGTGGCTTGTTCCTATTGCGACGAACACTACAAA AGCTCACCACGGATTTGGTTGGGTTGGCGAATGGGCGAATACAGG TTCTGATTTGAACAGAAAACCGGCGGGCCAAAGTGACTTGCTTAGAATCGAGACTTTATATCACGCAGACAAAGATAAAACCGAGTCTTACATTCTTGGACTAGTAGTATGGCTTCACCATCTCATAAGCATTTCTCGAGTCACTGTATGTGGCACTCGATCTCCCATCAAGTCTCCAATACGGTCTCCCAACCAAAAGACCATCCAACTATCTCCCCAAAAAACCACCTGCTCGTCCCCGACCCTCACCATCGAAGACCAGCAAATGCTTAGTGACGTGCCTAAGAGAAAACTTACTCCTGGTATTAGCAAAAGCCAGGAATTCAACATCGCTAAAAACCACCGGTTAAGTAAGCACCATCGATTGAGCAAGAGCAGTAGTCATTCCCCGACTAGAGACGGTAAGAGAGAAATTTATCCCATAAGACGGCCTTCTTCGGTACCCGTCATTGACTTTGACATTGACCGGGTCAAAGCGTTGGATGTTATTGACCGAGTCGACACAATAAGGAGTTTGTAA